Proteins from one Mauremys mutica isolate MM-2020 ecotype Southern chromosome 14, ASM2049712v1, whole genome shotgun sequence genomic window:
- the IL34 gene encoding interleukin-34, with protein MQRGYVPFLYSVAVLGLAAAVPEECTIIEALQNKLTYQQRLQYMKHYFPINYTVNVQFEEVLRPSNITRLREQDVSELSLRCLWLSVNSQVLPKIRAVLLEKHPSWEYIQDLCVLFEQLDEEYEDCNQGKMDTTVWDVVEQVLTGDAGSSRKPVRPKALLDNCVKVMRMLYNESCASRSLPGQPERRQLPAHGGAIGGGN; from the exons ATGCAGCGGGGCTACGTGCCCTTCCTCT ATTCGGTGGCTGTCCTGGGGCTGGCGGCTGCAGTGCCGGAGGAATGCACGATTATCGAGGCTCTCCAGAACAAGCTGACGTATCAGCAGCGGCTCCAGTACATG AAACACTATTTCCCCATCAACTACACCGTGAATGTCCAGTTCGAAGAGGTTCTCAGGCCATCCAACATTACCAGGCTG CGGGAACAGGACGTCAGCGAGCTGTCCCTGCGCTGCCTGTGGCTCAGTGTGAACTCCCAGGTGCTGCCGAAGATCcgcgctgtgctgctggagaagcACCCGTCCTGGGAGTACATCCAAGATCTCTGCGTCCTCTTTGAGCAGCTGGATGAGGAGTACGAGGACTGCAACCAG GGGAAAATGGACACCACCGTTTGGGACGTGGTAGAGCAGGTTCTCACCGGCGACGCAGGGAGCAGCCGGAAGCCCGTGCGCCCCAAAGCCCTGCTGGATAACTGCGTCAAGGTCATGAGGATGCTGTACAACGAATCGTGTGCGTCGAGATCCCTTCCAGGGCAGCCAGAGCGGAGACAGCTCCCAGCTCACGGGGGTGCTATCGGGGGAG GTAACTAG